A genomic segment from Gracilinanus agilis isolate LMUSP501 chromosome 1, AgileGrace, whole genome shotgun sequence encodes:
- the ATXN2L gene encoding ataxin-2-like protein isoform X2 has product MLKPQPPQPSQPQQTPIQQPAPARRPPGGTSPPNGSLGGTPASASAPGPPTAASPGLGPPPAGGSGIRRGGEGVLPPQPPTHQHQERPGGAATGSTRGQSTGKGPPPSPVFEGVYNNSRMLHFLTAVVGSTCDVKVKNGTTYEGIFKTLSSKFELAVDAVHRKAPEPASGPRREDIVDTMVFKPSDVMMVHFRNVDFNYATKDKFTDSAIAMNSKVNGEHKEKVLQRWEGGDGNSDDYDLESDMSNGWDPNEMFKFNEENYGVKTTYDSSLSSYTVPLEKDNSEEFRQRELRAAQLAREIESSPQYRLRIAMENDDGRTEEEKHSSVQRQGSGRDSPSLVSRDGKYIPLPQRMREGGPRGGVRCSGSRGGRPGIGSLPPRGGPHHPDSSGPSPGPEPRGINGGPSRMSPKAQRPLRGAKTMSSPSSRPPGETSAPPPTVGRMYPPRSPKSAAPAPASASCPEPPMGSAVPTSTASIPPVSSSMEPGAGPISPTSPKVTASNDGKELPQKEPGRTLEPPELARIAGKAPGLQNEQKRYQLEELKKFGAQFKLQSSSSPEASLDPFSSRGPKEGGVEAKGKEKEVESLLASEPLVSSGSSKTESLPDKEEKLSLPTTGGAEGPEQSQTPRQNQMGSPPGVLSKGDDKEEGPVTDQVKKSTLNPNAKEFNPSKPLLSVNKSTSTPTSPGPRTHSTPSIPVLTAGQSGMYSPQYISYIPQIHMGPAVQAPQMYPYPVSNSVPGQQGKYRGAKGSLPPQRSDQHQPASAPPIMQAAAAAGPPLVAATPYSSYISYNPQQFPGQPTMMQPMAHYPSQPVFAPMLQSNPRMLTSGSHPQAIVSSSTPQYPPAEQPTPQALYATVHQSYPHHATQLHAHQPQPATTPTGSQPQSQHAAPSPVQHQAGQPPHLGSGQPQQNLYHPGALTGTPPSLPPGPSAQSPQSSFPQPAAVYAIHAHQQLPHGFTNMAHVTQAHVQTGITAAPPPHPGAPHPPQVMLLHPPQSHGGPPQGGVPQSGVPALSASTPSPYTYIGHHQGEQTGHGYLPFQEGRENLIIQSHPSQQLPFHPPGN; this is encoded by the exons ATGTTGAAGCCGCAGCCGCCTCAGCCATCTCAGCCCCAGCAGACACCCATCCAGCAACCGGCACCAGCACGCCGGCCTCCCGGGGGGACCAGCCCCCCCAACGGAAGCCTCGGGGGGACTCCAGCCTCTGCCTCGGCTCCGGGGCCGCCCACTGCTGCTTCCCCGGGCCTAGGGCCTCCTCCTGCTGGAGGCAGTGGGATCCGCCGGGGAGGTGAGGGGGTTCTGCCGCCACAGCCGCCAACACATCAGCATCAGGAGCGGCCCGGGGGCGCTGCTACTGGCAGTACCAG GGGACAGAGTACAGGAAAGGGGCCTCCACCATCACCT GTATTTGAGGGTGTCTATAATAATTCTAGGATGCTTCACTTCCTTACTGCTGTTGTG GGCTCCACTTGTGATGTAAAGGTGAAAAATGGTACCACATATGAAGGTATTTTCAAGACTCTAAGTTCAAAG TTTGAGCTAGCAGTGGATGCAGTTCATAGGAAGGCTCCTGAGCCAGCCAGTGGTCCCCGTCGAGAGGACATCGTGGATACCATGGTGTTTAAGCCAAGTGATGTGATGATGGTCCACTTCCGAAATGTTGACTTCAATTATGCCACTAAGG ACAAGTTCACAGACTCTGCCATTGCCATGAACTCAAAGGTAAATGGTGAACACAAGGAGAAGGTGCTACAGCGATGGGAGGGAGGTGATGGCAACAGTGATGACTATGACCTTGAATCTGATATG TCTAATGGATGGGACCCTAATGAAATGTTCAAGTTCAATGAGGAAAACTATGGAGTTAAAACAACTTATGACAGTAGCCTCTCTTCTTATAC AGTCCCCTTGGAGAAGGACAACTCGGAGGAATTTCGTCAGCGGGAGCTCCGTGCAGCCCAACTGGCCAGAGAAATAGAGTCCAGTCCCCAGTACCGCTTACGTATTGCTATGGAGAATGATGATGGACGGACAGAGGAAGAGAAGCATAGCTCGGTGCAGCGACAGGGCTCAGGCCGTGACAGTCCCAGTTTAGTGTCCAG GGATGGAAAATATATTCCTTTGCCTCAGAGGATGCGGGAGGGAGGCCCTAGAGGAGGAGTTCGATGCAGTGGCTCCAGGGGTGGTCGACCTGGCATTGGTTCCTTGCCCCCTCGGGGTGGCCCCCACCACCCTGACAGCAGTGGCCCCAGTCCTGGTCCTGAACCCCGTGGCATCAATGGAG GTCCTTCCCGCATGTCCCCCAAAGCCCAGAGGCCCCTTAGAGGTGCAAAGACTATGTCTTCCCCTAGCAGCCGCCCCCCTGGAGAAACTTCCGCACCGCCTCCTACAG TTGGTCGAATGTACCCACCTCGTTCCCCTAAGTCAGCTGCTCCTGCCCCAGCCTCAGCTTCCTGTCCTGAGCCACCTATGGGCTCTGCAGTTCCCACCTCTACAGCTTCCATTCCTCCAGTTTCATCCTCTATGGAACCTGGAGCTGGCCCCATTTCCCCAACTTCCCCAAAGGTTACAGCTTCTAATGATG GGAAAGAATTACCCCAAAAGGAACCTGGGAGAACTCTGGAGCCACCAGAACTTGCCCGAATAGCTGGGAAAG CCCCTGGCCTTCAGAATGAACAAAAACGTTACCAGTTGGAAGAACTGAAGAAGTTTGGGGCTCAGTTTAAG CTCCAGTCCAGCAGTTCTCCTGAGGCCAGTCTGGACCCTTTCTCCTCTCGGGGCCCCAAGGAGGGTGGAGTggaagccaaaggaaaggaaaaggaggtggaAAGCCTGCTGGCTTCAGAGCCCTTGGTGTCCTCTGGCTCCTCCAAAACAGAATCTCTACCTGATAAGGAGGAAAAGCTGTCCCTCCCTACAACAGGAGGGGCTGAGGGGCCAGAACAATCCCAAACACCTCGGCAGAACCAAATGGGCAGTCCTCCTGGGGTCCTAAGCAAGGGGGATGACAAGGAAGAGGGACCTGTCACTGA TCAAGTGAAGAAGTCTACATTGAACCCCAATGCCAAGGAGTTCAACCCTTCAAAGCCTCTGTTGTCTGTG AACAAGTCAACCAGCACCCCAACTTCCCCAGGTCCCCGGACTCATTCAACTCCTTCAATCCCAGTGCTGACAGCAGGCCAGAGTGGGATGTATAGCCCCCAGTACATCTCCTATATACCTCAGATTCATATGGGGCCAGCCGTGCAG GCTCCTCAGATGTACCCATACCCTGTATCTAACTCTGTGCCTGGTCAGCAGGGCAAGTACCGGGGAGCTAAAG GTTCCTTGCCCCCTCAACGCTCAGACCAGCACCAACCAGCCTCAGCACCCCCTATTATGCAGGCCGCAGCAGCTGCAGGGCCCCCTTTGGTGGCAGCTACACCATACTCTTCCTATATCTCCTATAATCCCCAGCAATTCCCAGGCCAGCCTACCATGATGCAGCCCATGGCCCACTATCCCTCACAG CCTGTCTTTGCCCCAATGCTTCAGAGTAACCCGAGGATGCTGACGTCAGGCAGCCACCCCCAGGCCATCGTCTCATCATCTACTCCTCAGTACCCTCCAGCAGAGCAGCCCACTCCCCAAGCCCTATATG CCACCGTTCACCAGTCCTATCCACACCATGCCACGCAGCTCCATGCCCACCAGCCGCAGCCAGCCACCACCCCTACTGGGAGCCAGCCGCAGTCCCAGCATGCGGCCCCCAGCCCTGTCCAG CATCAGGCAGGGCAGCCACCACACTTAGGTAGTGGGCAGCCACAACAGAATTTATACCATCCAGGTGCCTTAACAGGCACACCACCGTCTCTGCCACCGGGACCCTCTGCCCAGTCCCCTCAGAGCAGCTTCCCTCAGCCAGCTGCAGTCTATGCCATCCATGCCCACCAGCAGCTGCCACACGGCTTTACCAATATGGCCCATGTTACCCAG GCCCATGTCCAGACTGGAATCACGGCAGCCCCACCC
- the ATXN2L gene encoding ataxin-2-like protein isoform X5, giving the protein MLKPQPPQPSQPQQTPIQQPAPARRPPGGTSPPNGSLGGTPASASAPGPPTAASPGLGPPPAGGSGIRRGGEGVLPPQPPTHQHQERPGGAATGSTRGQSTGKGPPPSPVFEGVYNNSRMLHFLTAVVGSTCDVKVKNGTTYEGIFKTLSSKFELAVDAVHRKAPEPASGPRREDIVDTMVFKPSDVMMVHFRNVDFNYATKDKFTDSAIAMNSKVNGEHKEKVLQRWEGGDGNSDDYDLESDMSNGWDPNEMFKFNEENYGVKTTYDSSLSSYTVPLEKDNSEEFRQRELRAAQLAREIESSPQYRLRIAMENDDGRTEEEKHSSVQRQGSGRDSPSLVSRDGKYIPLPQRMREGGPRGGVRCSGSRGGRPGIGSLPPRGGPHHPDSSGPSPGPEPRGINGGPSRMSPKAQRPLRGAKTMSSPSSRPPGETSAPPPTGISLFLVVGRMYPPRSPKSAAPAPASASCPEPPMGSAVPTSTASIPPVSSSMEPGAGPISPTSPKVTASNDGKELPQKEPGRTLEPPELARIAGKAPGLQNEQKRYQLEELKKFGAQFKLQSSSSPEASLDPFSSRGPKEGGVEAKGKEKEVESLLASEPLVSSGSSKTESLPDKEEKLSLPTTGGAEGPEQSQTPRQNQMGSPPGVLSKGDDKEEGPVTDQVKKSTLNPNAKEFNPSKPLLSVNKSTSTPTSPGPRTHSTPSIPVLTAGQSGMYSPQYISYIPQIHMGPAVQAPQMYPYPVSNSVPGQQGKYRGAKGSLPPQRSDQHQPASAPPIMQAAAAAGPPLVAATPYSSYISYNPQQFPGQPTMMQPMAHYPSQPVFAPMLQSNPRMLTSGSHPQAIVSSSTPQYPPAEQPTPQALYATVHQSYPHHATQLHAHQPQPATTPTGSQPQSQHAAPSPVQHQAGQPPHLGSGQPQQNLYHPGALTGTPPSLPPGPSAQSPQSSFPQPAAVYAIHAHQQLPHGFTNMAHVTQAHVQTGITAAPPPHPGAPHPPQVMLLHPPQSHGGPPQGGVPQSGVPALSASTPSPYTYIGHHQAPLPPPGELKMVLAVT; this is encoded by the exons ATGTTGAAGCCGCAGCCGCCTCAGCCATCTCAGCCCCAGCAGACACCCATCCAGCAACCGGCACCAGCACGCCGGCCTCCCGGGGGGACCAGCCCCCCCAACGGAAGCCTCGGGGGGACTCCAGCCTCTGCCTCGGCTCCGGGGCCGCCCACTGCTGCTTCCCCGGGCCTAGGGCCTCCTCCTGCTGGAGGCAGTGGGATCCGCCGGGGAGGTGAGGGGGTTCTGCCGCCACAGCCGCCAACACATCAGCATCAGGAGCGGCCCGGGGGCGCTGCTACTGGCAGTACCAG GGGACAGAGTACAGGAAAGGGGCCTCCACCATCACCT GTATTTGAGGGTGTCTATAATAATTCTAGGATGCTTCACTTCCTTACTGCTGTTGTG GGCTCCACTTGTGATGTAAAGGTGAAAAATGGTACCACATATGAAGGTATTTTCAAGACTCTAAGTTCAAAG TTTGAGCTAGCAGTGGATGCAGTTCATAGGAAGGCTCCTGAGCCAGCCAGTGGTCCCCGTCGAGAGGACATCGTGGATACCATGGTGTTTAAGCCAAGTGATGTGATGATGGTCCACTTCCGAAATGTTGACTTCAATTATGCCACTAAGG ACAAGTTCACAGACTCTGCCATTGCCATGAACTCAAAGGTAAATGGTGAACACAAGGAGAAGGTGCTACAGCGATGGGAGGGAGGTGATGGCAACAGTGATGACTATGACCTTGAATCTGATATG TCTAATGGATGGGACCCTAATGAAATGTTCAAGTTCAATGAGGAAAACTATGGAGTTAAAACAACTTATGACAGTAGCCTCTCTTCTTATAC AGTCCCCTTGGAGAAGGACAACTCGGAGGAATTTCGTCAGCGGGAGCTCCGTGCAGCCCAACTGGCCAGAGAAATAGAGTCCAGTCCCCAGTACCGCTTACGTATTGCTATGGAGAATGATGATGGACGGACAGAGGAAGAGAAGCATAGCTCGGTGCAGCGACAGGGCTCAGGCCGTGACAGTCCCAGTTTAGTGTCCAG GGATGGAAAATATATTCCTTTGCCTCAGAGGATGCGGGAGGGAGGCCCTAGAGGAGGAGTTCGATGCAGTGGCTCCAGGGGTGGTCGACCTGGCATTGGTTCCTTGCCCCCTCGGGGTGGCCCCCACCACCCTGACAGCAGTGGCCCCAGTCCTGGTCCTGAACCCCGTGGCATCAATGGAG GTCCTTCCCGCATGTCCCCCAAAGCCCAGAGGCCCCTTAGAGGTGCAAAGACTATGTCTTCCCCTAGCAGCCGCCCCCCTGGAGAAACTTCCGCACCGCCTCCTACAGGTA tctccctatttcttGTAGTTGGTCGAATGTACCCACCTCGTTCCCCTAAGTCAGCTGCTCCTGCCCCAGCCTCAGCTTCCTGTCCTGAGCCACCTATGGGCTCTGCAGTTCCCACCTCTACAGCTTCCATTCCTCCAGTTTCATCCTCTATGGAACCTGGAGCTGGCCCCATTTCCCCAACTTCCCCAAAGGTTACAGCTTCTAATGATG GGAAAGAATTACCCCAAAAGGAACCTGGGAGAACTCTGGAGCCACCAGAACTTGCCCGAATAGCTGGGAAAG CCCCTGGCCTTCAGAATGAACAAAAACGTTACCAGTTGGAAGAACTGAAGAAGTTTGGGGCTCAGTTTAAG CTCCAGTCCAGCAGTTCTCCTGAGGCCAGTCTGGACCCTTTCTCCTCTCGGGGCCCCAAGGAGGGTGGAGTggaagccaaaggaaaggaaaaggaggtggaAAGCCTGCTGGCTTCAGAGCCCTTGGTGTCCTCTGGCTCCTCCAAAACAGAATCTCTACCTGATAAGGAGGAAAAGCTGTCCCTCCCTACAACAGGAGGGGCTGAGGGGCCAGAACAATCCCAAACACCTCGGCAGAACCAAATGGGCAGTCCTCCTGGGGTCCTAAGCAAGGGGGATGACAAGGAAGAGGGACCTGTCACTGA TCAAGTGAAGAAGTCTACATTGAACCCCAATGCCAAGGAGTTCAACCCTTCAAAGCCTCTGTTGTCTGTG AACAAGTCAACCAGCACCCCAACTTCCCCAGGTCCCCGGACTCATTCAACTCCTTCAATCCCAGTGCTGACAGCAGGCCAGAGTGGGATGTATAGCCCCCAGTACATCTCCTATATACCTCAGATTCATATGGGGCCAGCCGTGCAG GCTCCTCAGATGTACCCATACCCTGTATCTAACTCTGTGCCTGGTCAGCAGGGCAAGTACCGGGGAGCTAAAG GTTCCTTGCCCCCTCAACGCTCAGACCAGCACCAACCAGCCTCAGCACCCCCTATTATGCAGGCCGCAGCAGCTGCAGGGCCCCCTTTGGTGGCAGCTACACCATACTCTTCCTATATCTCCTATAATCCCCAGCAATTCCCAGGCCAGCCTACCATGATGCAGCCCATGGCCCACTATCCCTCACAG CCTGTCTTTGCCCCAATGCTTCAGAGTAACCCGAGGATGCTGACGTCAGGCAGCCACCCCCAGGCCATCGTCTCATCATCTACTCCTCAGTACCCTCCAGCAGAGCAGCCCACTCCCCAAGCCCTATATG CCACCGTTCACCAGTCCTATCCACACCATGCCACGCAGCTCCATGCCCACCAGCCGCAGCCAGCCACCACCCCTACTGGGAGCCAGCCGCAGTCCCAGCATGCGGCCCCCAGCCCTGTCCAG CATCAGGCAGGGCAGCCACCACACTTAGGTAGTGGGCAGCCACAACAGAATTTATACCATCCAGGTGCCTTAACAGGCACACCACCGTCTCTGCCACCGGGACCCTCTGCCCAGTCCCCTCAGAGCAGCTTCCCTCAGCCAGCTGCAGTCTATGCCATCCATGCCCACCAGCAGCTGCCACACGGCTTTACCAATATGGCCCATGTTACCCAG GCCCATGTCCAGACTGGAATCACGGCAGCCCCACCC
- the ATXN2L gene encoding ataxin-2-like protein isoform X1, giving the protein MLKPQPPQPSQPQQTPIQQPAPARRPPGGTSPPNGSLGGTPASASAPGPPTAASPGLGPPPAGGSGIRRGGEGVLPPQPPTHQHQERPGGAATGSTRGQSTGKGPPPSPVFEGVYNNSRMLHFLTAVVGSTCDVKVKNGTTYEGIFKTLSSKFELAVDAVHRKAPEPASGPRREDIVDTMVFKPSDVMMVHFRNVDFNYATKDKFTDSAIAMNSKVNGEHKEKVLQRWEGGDGNSDDYDLESDMSNGWDPNEMFKFNEENYGVKTTYDSSLSSYTVPLEKDNSEEFRQRELRAAQLAREIESSPQYRLRIAMENDDGRTEEEKHSSVQRQGSGRDSPSLVSRDGKYIPLPQRMREGGPRGGVRCSGSRGGRPGIGSLPPRGGPHHPDSSGPSPGPEPRGINGGPSRMSPKAQRPLRGAKTMSSPSSRPPGETSAPPPTGISLFLVVGRMYPPRSPKSAAPAPASASCPEPPMGSAVPTSTASIPPVSSSMEPGAGPISPTSPKVTASNDGKELPQKEPGRTLEPPELARIAGKAPGLQNEQKRYQLEELKKFGAQFKLQSSSSPEASLDPFSSRGPKEGGVEAKGKEKEVESLLASEPLVSSGSSKTESLPDKEEKLSLPTTGGAEGPEQSQTPRQNQMGSPPGVLSKGDDKEEGPVTDQVKKSTLNPNAKEFNPSKPLLSVNKSTSTPTSPGPRTHSTPSIPVLTAGQSGMYSPQYISYIPQIHMGPAVQAPQMYPYPVSNSVPGQQGKYRGAKGSLPPQRSDQHQPASAPPIMQAAAAAGPPLVAATPYSSYISYNPQQFPGQPTMMQPMAHYPSQPVFAPMLQSNPRMLTSGSHPQAIVSSSTPQYPPAEQPTPQALYATVHQSYPHHATQLHAHQPQPATTPTGSQPQSQHAAPSPVQHQAGQPPHLGSGQPQQNLYHPGALTGTPPSLPPGPSAQSPQSSFPQPAAVYAIHAHQQLPHGFTNMAHVTQAHVQTGITAAPPPHPGAPHPPQVMLLHPPQSHGGPPQGGVPQSGVPALSASTPSPYTYIGHHQGEQTGHGYLPFQEGRENLIIQSHPSQQLPFHPPGN; this is encoded by the exons ATGTTGAAGCCGCAGCCGCCTCAGCCATCTCAGCCCCAGCAGACACCCATCCAGCAACCGGCACCAGCACGCCGGCCTCCCGGGGGGACCAGCCCCCCCAACGGAAGCCTCGGGGGGACTCCAGCCTCTGCCTCGGCTCCGGGGCCGCCCACTGCTGCTTCCCCGGGCCTAGGGCCTCCTCCTGCTGGAGGCAGTGGGATCCGCCGGGGAGGTGAGGGGGTTCTGCCGCCACAGCCGCCAACACATCAGCATCAGGAGCGGCCCGGGGGCGCTGCTACTGGCAGTACCAG GGGACAGAGTACAGGAAAGGGGCCTCCACCATCACCT GTATTTGAGGGTGTCTATAATAATTCTAGGATGCTTCACTTCCTTACTGCTGTTGTG GGCTCCACTTGTGATGTAAAGGTGAAAAATGGTACCACATATGAAGGTATTTTCAAGACTCTAAGTTCAAAG TTTGAGCTAGCAGTGGATGCAGTTCATAGGAAGGCTCCTGAGCCAGCCAGTGGTCCCCGTCGAGAGGACATCGTGGATACCATGGTGTTTAAGCCAAGTGATGTGATGATGGTCCACTTCCGAAATGTTGACTTCAATTATGCCACTAAGG ACAAGTTCACAGACTCTGCCATTGCCATGAACTCAAAGGTAAATGGTGAACACAAGGAGAAGGTGCTACAGCGATGGGAGGGAGGTGATGGCAACAGTGATGACTATGACCTTGAATCTGATATG TCTAATGGATGGGACCCTAATGAAATGTTCAAGTTCAATGAGGAAAACTATGGAGTTAAAACAACTTATGACAGTAGCCTCTCTTCTTATAC AGTCCCCTTGGAGAAGGACAACTCGGAGGAATTTCGTCAGCGGGAGCTCCGTGCAGCCCAACTGGCCAGAGAAATAGAGTCCAGTCCCCAGTACCGCTTACGTATTGCTATGGAGAATGATGATGGACGGACAGAGGAAGAGAAGCATAGCTCGGTGCAGCGACAGGGCTCAGGCCGTGACAGTCCCAGTTTAGTGTCCAG GGATGGAAAATATATTCCTTTGCCTCAGAGGATGCGGGAGGGAGGCCCTAGAGGAGGAGTTCGATGCAGTGGCTCCAGGGGTGGTCGACCTGGCATTGGTTCCTTGCCCCCTCGGGGTGGCCCCCACCACCCTGACAGCAGTGGCCCCAGTCCTGGTCCTGAACCCCGTGGCATCAATGGAG GTCCTTCCCGCATGTCCCCCAAAGCCCAGAGGCCCCTTAGAGGTGCAAAGACTATGTCTTCCCCTAGCAGCCGCCCCCCTGGAGAAACTTCCGCACCGCCTCCTACAGGTA tctccctatttcttGTAGTTGGTCGAATGTACCCACCTCGTTCCCCTAAGTCAGCTGCTCCTGCCCCAGCCTCAGCTTCCTGTCCTGAGCCACCTATGGGCTCTGCAGTTCCCACCTCTACAGCTTCCATTCCTCCAGTTTCATCCTCTATGGAACCTGGAGCTGGCCCCATTTCCCCAACTTCCCCAAAGGTTACAGCTTCTAATGATG GGAAAGAATTACCCCAAAAGGAACCTGGGAGAACTCTGGAGCCACCAGAACTTGCCCGAATAGCTGGGAAAG CCCCTGGCCTTCAGAATGAACAAAAACGTTACCAGTTGGAAGAACTGAAGAAGTTTGGGGCTCAGTTTAAG CTCCAGTCCAGCAGTTCTCCTGAGGCCAGTCTGGACCCTTTCTCCTCTCGGGGCCCCAAGGAGGGTGGAGTggaagccaaaggaaaggaaaaggaggtggaAAGCCTGCTGGCTTCAGAGCCCTTGGTGTCCTCTGGCTCCTCCAAAACAGAATCTCTACCTGATAAGGAGGAAAAGCTGTCCCTCCCTACAACAGGAGGGGCTGAGGGGCCAGAACAATCCCAAACACCTCGGCAGAACCAAATGGGCAGTCCTCCTGGGGTCCTAAGCAAGGGGGATGACAAGGAAGAGGGACCTGTCACTGA TCAAGTGAAGAAGTCTACATTGAACCCCAATGCCAAGGAGTTCAACCCTTCAAAGCCTCTGTTGTCTGTG AACAAGTCAACCAGCACCCCAACTTCCCCAGGTCCCCGGACTCATTCAACTCCTTCAATCCCAGTGCTGACAGCAGGCCAGAGTGGGATGTATAGCCCCCAGTACATCTCCTATATACCTCAGATTCATATGGGGCCAGCCGTGCAG GCTCCTCAGATGTACCCATACCCTGTATCTAACTCTGTGCCTGGTCAGCAGGGCAAGTACCGGGGAGCTAAAG GTTCCTTGCCCCCTCAACGCTCAGACCAGCACCAACCAGCCTCAGCACCCCCTATTATGCAGGCCGCAGCAGCTGCAGGGCCCCCTTTGGTGGCAGCTACACCATACTCTTCCTATATCTCCTATAATCCCCAGCAATTCCCAGGCCAGCCTACCATGATGCAGCCCATGGCCCACTATCCCTCACAG CCTGTCTTTGCCCCAATGCTTCAGAGTAACCCGAGGATGCTGACGTCAGGCAGCCACCCCCAGGCCATCGTCTCATCATCTACTCCTCAGTACCCTCCAGCAGAGCAGCCCACTCCCCAAGCCCTATATG CCACCGTTCACCAGTCCTATCCACACCATGCCACGCAGCTCCATGCCCACCAGCCGCAGCCAGCCACCACCCCTACTGGGAGCCAGCCGCAGTCCCAGCATGCGGCCCCCAGCCCTGTCCAG CATCAGGCAGGGCAGCCACCACACTTAGGTAGTGGGCAGCCACAACAGAATTTATACCATCCAGGTGCCTTAACAGGCACACCACCGTCTCTGCCACCGGGACCCTCTGCCCAGTCCCCTCAGAGCAGCTTCCCTCAGCCAGCTGCAGTCTATGCCATCCATGCCCACCAGCAGCTGCCACACGGCTTTACCAATATGGCCCATGTTACCCAG GCCCATGTCCAGACTGGAATCACGGCAGCCCCACCC